In Camelina sativa cultivar DH55 chromosome 16, Cs, whole genome shotgun sequence, a single window of DNA contains:
- the LOC104750870 gene encoding putative F-box protein At1g70960 — translation MENVQNKRREMAVSETSFEELPLDIQTEILSRLPLKTLVKCICTSKKWASLIRTKEFIKLSLSRSTTKPRLFFVVYQYQRTTAYKVWTSRPISEVLFQSAYQEEEPLLSSGEQQVLLSPDPGHVASSPVRGLICLRLNTEFMIFNPGTNKRKHVAEIPLPNKSAPLMFFFGYDELTDVYKVLCIAEVTKEEQHVFTIGTNEASWRRIQCEHQHSPTPTAQGLCKEGVLYYRARSSTGRGLVMMFNLRSEEFSVIELHADMNIEDGWDVSDCMDDRGWELVNYNGAVALVNDYQFLDLFSYEWNWNKFFSIWVRNEVAGTWSMNCIEIPLFRKVVDEPKLYFFRGTTRTGKLVFSMKRYSCKNDGEIERT, via the coding sequence atggagaatgttcaaaacaaaagaagagaaatggctgtgagtgagacaagtttcgaAGAACTTCCTTTAGATATACAAACGGAGATACTGTCACGTTTGCCTCTGAAAACCTTGGTGAAATGCATCTGCACCTCAAAGAAATGGGCTTCTCTTATCCGCACAAAAGAATTCATAAAGCTTTCCTTGAGCCGATCGACGACAAAGCCTCGATTGTTCTTCGTGGTCTATCAATATCAAAGAACCACGGCGTACAAAGTGTGGACATCCAGACCCATAAGTGAGGTGTTGTTTCAGTCTGCTTATCAAGAAGAGGAACCATTGTTGTCTTCTGGTGAGCAACAAGTGCTTCTTTCTCCAGACCCAGGACACGTGGCTTCTTCACCCGTCCGAGGTTTGATATGCCTTCGTTTAAACACAGAGTTTATGATTTTCAATCCGGGTACGAACAAACGTAAGCATGTAGCTGAGATCCCACTGCCTAACAAAAGCGCACCCCTAATGTTTTTCTTCGGATACGATGAACTCACGGATGTGTACAAGGTGTTATGCATAGCAGAAGTAACCAAGGAAGAACAACATGTTTTCACGATAGGAACGAACGAAGCATCTTGGAGACGGATCCAATGTGAGCATCAGCATTCTCCAACTCCTACTGCGCAAGGACTATGCAAAGAAGGAGTTTTGTACTATCGAGCTAGGTCCAGTACTGGCAGAGGTCTGGTAATGATGTTCAACCTGAGGTCTGAAGAGTTTAGTGTCATTGAGTTACATGCGGACATGAACATTGAGGATGGTTGGGATGTGTCGGATTGCATGGATGATCGTGGTTGGGAACTGGTGAATTACAATGGTGCGGTTGCCTTAGTGAATGACTATcaatttttagatttgttttcgTACGAGTGGAATTGGAATAAATTCTTTAGCATATGGGTTAGAAATGAAGTCGCAGGAACCTGGTCAATGAACTGCATTGAGATCCCTCTTTTTAGAAAAGTAGTTGATGAGCCTAAGCTGTATTTTTTCAGAGGTACCACCAGAACAGGAAAACTTGTTTTCTCAATGAAGCGCTATTCGTGCAAGAATGATGGCGAAATTGAAAGGACTTAG